In the Gasterosteus aculeatus chromosome X, fGasAcu3.hap1.1, whole genome shotgun sequence genome, one interval contains:
- the LOC120809322 gene encoding UPF0606 protein KIAA1549-like isoform X3, with protein sequence MAGLVSPAGLVEMLKTLMRARGRRALFLGMFTVLVSVIAADSPVADDLLLATTKPPMGVSEHGRSSTAFKPSALPASYYSAFASPDSPVALPSISEPNLVVRDADITHFAFENSFPRSEVPAEEPHPLATPSLSPSEPISESSPQFEAATFFTDWKLAKAKSSTQSFPLSPTPLRSKLKPQANISMAPLSPTTFTTPTSPQFDPKSDQKPISLQQGGASEQTAAIVTSFPAQPLEQPELPFADFAADDPHSRILEVNRTAPSGAPVKDNQPTRDTNMLPNPDMILAPGYNVPFIDPHPTLLSSEPTEVPPEDFYPTNSMEVDWGSGDYLETMSFLNADGEDYPLATRVPSDSYDPEDYTESYDTSFPPRVGISPSSLQPLDASRTATLTTAYSAIFPLKSIDPSSLTSAIHYTLDPTPRANSEVPDASDINLPDSFTIQPTDVLLPDMNSMEYYVTQLTMEKDGSDPEAERSRNVTMVSVGAADIAPSGSVTEDTNLAEDGSSSDLSGFEPKDESSTTEESPQLINATHSFLDPSIVSSHFFDPSASVWGGQVPTTEWSVGLLPSATPLLPDDVLLSTSLTDVHWFVTESFPSSTTPVLTATVGPPDTPTELPANTTAGTAELTPQESTEQTFNITSVSTEPTSNSTLDPPVVLGDQGVTEDQVDIPATMTSIPTGSEAKTHSAVPETTAATTTSHQATTRATGTTEASTSVNVTTATSERNMTTTTATTAAPRPYLCHPERPAYLINISFPSGATVGYAKSQVRDILKGEFNKSMELQVVDPPPKFVFRVVSGPVVYTAISVVNALRKSGRRFLFLSPNWTTPDRKYQVHTVLQFVPGHVDVRFCNFSESVETGLTMAFAEVRRRSKETTNFTVQVLNITMAAPKYQERRLVRQPVDLIFTVRGSRGYLMGSEVSNALMKLTMVEFSYYMGFPVLQIAEPFHYPELNTSQLLRSSWVRTVLLGVLDQTVGERTFQANMERRVAMLLGEATGLIRRVRRATLIGNNSIQVVSASRLVGEDRPLEMVYFVEAPGGQRLPAAQTANLLNSLDVQRAAIVLGYRVQGILAQPVEKVAPSPSDAESTNAWIVVGVVIPVLVVVVILSILYWKLCRTDKLEFQPDAMTSIQQRQKSTASFRESRASLQQTPTKKDRDFSEEEEGEYEEDEEEEEEEFEEEEEAEVKRGKTPVALPKSKGTMSSEEEEEEDEDEEEGEGEEEEEEEEEDKDEKKDTFKKKGVKREEQRRQESKAMKRKTEEPKKGDKMKVLTEGRRAKDELQAPSVKGFDFAKLHLGQHSKDDVMVIQEPVPSGPGPLSLKDGLSPSENGEIPTPVSKTSTKASRSGRRRERISPSDGDSVVSDRSSERESAEENPRGQATPSDSKHNRTVPINVLNGPPPLNCKNEPLSSGFIFEHVDRMARATDASRRLPNKIQLIAMQPMPVPPLHSPPISGKLSDTNQINKEIQVALRHKSEIEHHRNKIRLRAKRKGHYDFPAMEDSTSGLGDAKDQDRIYQKAQIQIDKILDPDSQMPPFFMESKKSSRGRRSPKHRMKEQLNGGLIEADKDHLITDDSDAVYRKCPGVNNVAYISDPDQGPGSPHRSPSPTDDVFLGPASSPPGHAPPPPPYMTPQPSIEEARQQMHSLLDDAFALVSPTSQGSTAGITLPGVNTNPPLCSPPGRGPRAWGLSYQAPGAFPGRFTDLSMSPSPVQGLTPRQSRGSCYLPAGETAGQCEQPQPDSLYSSRGLYADELPSSARPRPVGGTTGAQLHHLTQVGLSSRLNGYPAGVRATPGQNGGLGWNHYHGDNFSRTEPEKDAAPRGGIREPSAPPVHLDSPVVGYLSAPPPLDTSPPNHSSASLIKAIREELLRLSQKQAAVPSYHS encoded by the exons ATGGCAGGTTTAGTCTCCCCTGCGGGTTTGGTGGAGATGCTCAAGACTCTCATGCGTGCCCGTGGCCGGCGTGCACTGTTTCTCGGGATGTTTACAGTGTTGGTGTCGGTGATCGCTGCCGACTCACCCGTTGCAG ATGATCTTCTGTTGGCCACTACAAAGCCGCCCATGGGTGTTTCAGAACATGGTCGAAGTTCAACGGCGTTCAAACCATCAGCCTTACCGGCCTCATATTATTCTGCCTTTGCAAGCCCGGACTCACCTGTTGCCCTGCCATCCATTTCTGAACCAAACCTTGTAGTCAGGGATGCCGACATCAcacattttgcttttgaaaactcCTTCCCAAGAAGTGAAGTCCCTGCAGAAGAACCACATCCTCTTGCCACTCCTTCATTAAGCCCCTCTGAACCTATATCAGAGTCTAGTCCACAATTTGAGGCAGCTACATTTTTCACTGACTGGAAGTTGGCCAAGGCAAAGTCGTCCACGCAatctttccccctctctccaaCTCCTCTGAGATCCAAGCTGAAGCCTCAGGCAAACATATCCATGGCACCCTTAAGCCCCACTACTTTTACAACGCCAACGTCACCTCAGTTCGACCCTAAATCTGATCAAAAACCCATCAGCCTGCAGCAGGGGGGTGCATCCGAGCAAACGGCGGCCATCGTGACCTCATTTCCTGCTCAGCCCCTCGAGCAGCCTGAACTGCCTTTCGCTGACTTTGCGGCAGATGACCCTCATAGTAGAATCCTAGAGGTGAACCGGACGGCCCCCAGCGGCGCCCCCGTCAAGGACAACCAACCAACACGGGACACGAACATGCTACCAAACCCGGATATGATTCTGGCCCCCGGCTACAATGTGCCTTTCATCGACCCCCACCCCACATTGCTTTCATCTGAACCCACTGAGGTCCCTCCAGAGGACTTCTACCCCACCAACTCCATGGAAGTGGACTGGGGATCTGGAGACTATTTGGAGACAATGTCCTTCCTGAATGCCGATGGGGAGGACTACCCCCTGGCCACGAGGGTGCCCTCCGACTCGTACGATCCGGAGGACTATACGGAAAGCTATGACACATCCTTCCCTCCCAGAGTCGGCATTTCCCCTTCGTCTCTGCAACCTCTCGATGCCTCGCGTACTGCCACCCTCACCACGGCCTACAGCGCCATCTTTCCGCTGAAATCCATTGATCCCTCGTCATTGACCTCTGCGATTCACTATACCCTGGACCCTACTCCCAGAGCTAACAGCGAGGTACCCGACGCGTCCGACATAAATTTACCAGATTCTTTCACAATTCAACCGACGGATGTCCTCTTACCTGATATGAACAGCATGGagtattacgtcactcaattgACTATGGAGAAGGACGGTTCCGACCCCGAAGCTGAGCGCAGCAGGAACGTTACCATGGTATCAGTCGGTGCCGCAGACATCGCACCCTCAGGCAGCGTCACGGAAGACACCAACTTAGCGGAGGACGGGTCCTCCAGTGATCTATCGGGGTTCGAGCCTAAAGACGAGTCATCGACAACAGAGGAGAGTCCTCAGCTGATCAACGCCACGCATTCTTTTCTGGATCCATCCATAGTCTCATCCCACTTCTTTGATCCATCTGCTTCAGTTTGGGGGGGTCAAGTGCCCACCACGGAGTGGTCTGTTGGCCTGCTACCCAGTGCCACGCCTTTGCTGCCAGATGATGTCCTGCTGTCCACCTCTCTGACGGATGTCCATTGGTTTGTTACAGAGTCCTTCCCATCAAGCACCACCCCTGTCTTAACTGCAACCGTAGGCCCCCCCGACACTCCCACCGAACTTCCTGCCAACACCACAGCTGGAACGGCAGAATTAACTCCCCAAGAGTCCACCGAACAAACTTTCAATATCACTTCAGTGTCAACTGAGCCCACATCTAACTCTACTTTGGACCCCCCGGTCGTGTTGGGCGATCAGGGGGTGACAGAAGATCAAGTTGACATCCCAGCCACAATGACCTCGATCCCGACTGGCAGCGAAGCTAAGACCCACTCCGCTGTACCCGAAACCACAGCTGCCACCACTACTTCTCATCAAGCCACAACTAGAGCTACTGGCACCACCGAAGCCTCAACTAGTGTCAACGTCACCACCGCCACCAGCGAAAGGAACATGACGACAACAacggcaacaacagcagcaccacgaCCATACCTCTGCCACCCGGAGAGGCCtgcttatttaataaatatta GTTTTCCTTCTGGGGCCACAGTTGGATACGCCAAATCTCAAGTGAGGGACATTCTCAAAGGTGAATTCAACAAGTCTATGGAGCTCCAG gttgtggacCCCCCTCCAAAGTTTGTGTTCCGGGTAGTGTCCGGTCCAGTTGTGTACACGGCTATTTCTGTCGTCAATGCGCTGCGGAAGTCCGGGCGCCGAttcctgtttctctctcccAACTGGACAACGCCAGACCGTAAATATCAAGTCCACACAG TGCTGCAGTTTGTTCCCGGTCACGTAGACGTGCGCTTCTGCAACTTCAGTGAGAGTGTTGAGACAGGTTTGACCATGGCCTTTGCGGAAGTGCGTCGGCGCTCAAAGGAAACGACCAACTTCACCGTACAG GTTCTAAACATCACCATGGCCGCTCCCAAATATCAGGAACGAAGATTGGTGAGGCAACCAGTGGACTTGATCTTCACAGTGCGCGGTTCAAGGGGTTATCTgatggggtcagaggtcagcaatGCTCTGATGAAGCTCACCATGGTGGAATTCAGCTATTACATGGGCTTCCCTGTACTGCAGATTGCAGAGC CTTTCCATTATCCAGAGTTGAACACCAGCCAGCTGCTCCGCTCCTCCTGGGTCAGAACAG TGCTCCTGGGTGTGCTTGACCAGACAGTGGGTGAGAGGACCTTCCAAGCTAACATGGAGCGCCGGGTGGCCATGTTGCTGGGCGAGGCAACGGGATTAATCAGACGCGTCAGGAGAGCCACGCTAATAGGCAACAACAGCATTCAG GTTGTAAGTGCGAGCCGGCTGGTGGGTGAGGACCGTCCCCTGGAGATGGTGTATTTTGTGGAGGCTCCTGGTGGTCAGAGGCTGCCTGCAGCTCAAACAGCCAACCTGCTCAACAGCCTCGACGTTCAAAGGGCTGCCATCGTTTTAGGATATCGTGTCCAGGGCATTTTGGCACAGC ctgtgGAGAAGGTGGCGCCCTCGCCCTCCGACGCCGAGAGCACCAACGCCTGGATCGTCGTCGGAGTCGTGATTCccgtcctcgtcgtcgtcgtcatcctTTCCATCCTGTACTGGAAACTGTGCCGCACGGACAAGCTGGAGTTCCAGCCCGACGCCATGACCTCCATCCAGCAGAGGCAGAAG TCCactgcctccttcagagaatccAGGGCCTCTCTTCAGCAGACTCCAACCAAAAAGGATAGAGATTttagtgaggaagaggagggggagtatgaggaggacgaagaagaagaagaagaggagtttgaagaggaagaggaggcggaggttAAAAGAGGGAAG ACACCAGTAGCTCTCCCCAAGAGCAAAGGCACAATgagcagtgaggaggaagaagaggaggacgaagacgaagaggaaggggaaggggaagaggaggaggaggaggaggaggaagacaaagatgagaaaaaggatacatttaaaaagaaaggagtTAAACGGGAAGAACAAAGAAGACAAGAGAGCAAagcaatgaaaaggaaaacagaagagCCGAAGAAAGGAGACAAAATGAAAGTGTTAACTGAAGGGAGGCGAGCCAAGGACGAG TTGCAGGCTCCCAGTGTGAAAGGATTTGACTTCGCCAAGCTCCACCTTGGCCAGCACAGTAAGGATGACGTCATGGTGATCCAGGAGCCTGTCCCGTCAGGGCCCGGCCCCCTGTCCCTCAAAGATGGCCTCAGCCCGTCTGAGAACGGGGAGATCCCCACACCCGTGTCCAAAACCTCCACCAAGGCGTCCCGCAGCGGCCGGAGACGAGAAAG GATCTCGCCATCCGACGGGGACTCTGTGGTAAGTGACCGTTCCAGCGAGCGGGAATCGGCTGAGGAGAACCCGAGGGGCCAGGCCACGCCCAGCGACAGCAAGCACAACCGCACGGTCCCCATCAATGTTTTAAACG gtcctcctcctctgaattGCAAAAATGAGCCGCTGTCCTCGGGCTTCATCTTTGAGCATGTTGATCGGATGGCCCGTGCAACGGATGCCAGCAGGAGGCTCCCTAACAAAATCCAGCTGATTGCCATGCAGCCCATGCCTGTCCCACCACTGCACAGCCCGCCCATCAGCGGCAAACTGTCCGACACCAACCAAATCAACAAAGAG ATCCAGGTCGCATTGAGGCACAAGTCCGAGATAGAGCACCATCGTAACAAGATCCGTCTGCGGGCCAAGAGGAAGGGCCACTACGACTTCCCTGCTATGGAGGACTCGACGAGTGGCCTCGGAGACGCAAAGGACCAGGATCGCATCTATCAGAAGGCCCAGATACAGATCGATAAGATCCTGGACCCCGATTCCCAGATGCCCCCCTTCTTCATGGAATCCAAGAAAAG CAGTCGTGGAAGGCGTTCTCCCAAACACAGAATGAAGGAGCAGCTGAATGGAGGCCTAATAGAAGCGGACAAAGACCACCTCATCACTGACGACAGCGATGCTGTTTACAGGAAGTGTCCTGGAGTCAACAACGTGGCCTACATA TCGGACCCCGACCAAGGCCCAGGGTCCCCTCACagaagcccctcccccaccgACGACGTCTTCCTGGGtcccgcttcctctcctccggggcacgcccctcccccgcccccctacaTGACTCCGCAGCCTTCCATTGAGGAGGCGCGGCAGCAGATGCACTCGCTGCTGGACGACGCCTTCGCCCTGGTGTCGCCGACCTCCCAGGGCAGCACGGCCGGGATCACCCTCCCTGGGGTCAACACCAACCCGCCCCTGTGCAGCCCTCCAGGCCGCGGCCCCAGAGCCTGGGGTCTCTCTTACCAAGCTCCGGGTGCTTTCCCCGGG AGGTTCACTGACTTAAGCATGTCCCCGTCTCCTGTCCAAGGCCTGACACCAAG gcAGAGCCGTGGCTCGTGCTACCTGCCGGCAGGAGAAACTGCAGGTCAGTGCGAGCAGCCGCAGCCAGATAGCCTGTACTCCAGCAGGGGCCTCTACGCCGATGAGCTGCCCTCGTCTGCCAGGCCGCGACCAGTGGGCGGAACCACAG gcgCCCAGCTCCACCATCTTACACAGGTGGGGTTGTCCAGCCGTTTGAATGGTTACCCAGCGGGGGTGAGGGCGACCCCTGGGCAGAACGGAGGCCTCGGCTGGAACCACTACCACGGGGACAACTTCTCCAGGACGGAGCCGGAGAAAGATGCA GCGCCCAGAGGTGGTATCAGGGAGCCTTCCGCGCCCCCCGTCCACCTCGACTCCCCGGTGGTGGGATATCTGTCTGCCCCACCTCCCCTGGATACATCTCCTCCCAACCACTCCTCCGCCTCCCTGATAAAGGCCAtcagggaggagctgctgcgACTCTCCCAGAAACAGGCCGCTGTGCCCAGCTACCACAGCTGA
- the LOC120809322 gene encoding UPF0606 protein KIAA1549-like isoform X7, which yields MAGLVSPAGLVEMLKTLMRARGRRALFLGMFTVLVSVIAADSPVADDLLLATTKPPMGVSEHGRSSTAFKPSALPASYYSAFASPDSPVALPSISEPNLVVRDADITHFAFENSFPRSEVPAEEPHPLATPSLSPSEPISESSPQFEAATFFTDWKLAKAKSSTQSFPLSPTPLRSKLKPQANISMAPLSPTTFTTPTSPQFDPKSDQKPISLQQGGASEQTAAIVTSFPAQPLEQPELPFADFAADDPHSRILEVNRTAPSGAPVKDNQPTRDTNMLPNPDMILAPGYNVPFIDPHPTLLSSEPTEVPPEDFYPTNSMEVDWGSGDYLETMSFLNADGEDYPLATRVPSDSYDPEDYTESYDTSFPPRVGISPSSLQPLDASRTATLTTAYSAIFPLKSIDPSSLTSAIHYTLDPTPRANSEVPDASDINLPDSFTIQPTDVLLPDMNSMEYYVTQLTMEKDGSDPEAERSRNVTMVSVGAADIAPSGSVTEDTNLAEDGSSSDLSGFEPKDESSTTEESPQLINATHSFLDPSIVSSHFFDPSASVWGGQVPTTEWSVGLLPSATPLLPDDVLLSTSLTDVHWFVTESFPSSTTPVLTATVGPPDTPTELPANTTAGTAELTPQESTEQTFNITSVSTEPTSNSTLDPPVVLGDQGVTEDQVDIPATMTSIPTGSEAKTHSAVPETTAATTTSHQATTRATGTTEASTSVNVTTATSERNMTTTTATTAAPRPYLCHPERPAYLINISFPSGATVGYAKSQVRDILKGEFNKSMELQVVDPPPKFVFRVVSGPVVYTAISVVNALRKSGRRFLFLSPNWTTPDRKYQVHTVLQFVPGHVDVRFCNFSESVETGLTMAFAEVRRRSKETTNFTVQVLNITMAAPKYQERRLVRQPVDLIFTVRGSRGYLMGSEVSNALMKLTMVEFSYYMGFPVLQIAEPFHYPELNTSQLLRSSWVRTVLLGVLDQTVGERTFQANMERRVAMLLGEATGLIRRVRRATLIGNNSIQVVSASRLVGEDRPLEMVYFVEAPGGQRLPAAQTANLLNSLDVQRAAIVLGYRVQGILAQPVEKVAPSPSDAESTNAWIVVGVVIPVLVVVVILSILYWKLCRTDKLEFQPDAMTSIQQRQKLQAPSVKGFDFAKLHLGQHSKDDVMVIQEPVPSGPGPLSLKDGLSPSENGEIPTPVSKTSTKASRSGRRRERISPSDGDSVVSDRSSERESAEENPRGQATPSDSKHNRTVPINVLNGPPPLNCKNEPLSSGFIFEHVDRMARATDASRRLPNKIQLIAMQPMPVPPLHSPPISGKLSDTNQINKEIQVALRHKSEIEHHRNKIRLRAKRKGHYDFPAMEDSTSGLGDAKDQDRIYQKAQIQIDKILDPDSQMPPFFMESKKSSRGRRSPKHRMKEQLNGGLIEADKDHLITDDSDAVYRKCPGVNNVAYISDPDQGPGSPHRSPSPTDDVFLGPASSPPGHAPPPPPYMTPQPSIEEARQQMHSLLDDAFALVSPTSQGSTAGITLPGVNTNPPLCSPPGRGPRAWGLSYQAPGAFPGRFTDLSMSPSPVQGLTPRQSRGSCYLPAGETAGQCEQPQPDSLYSSRGLYADELPSSARPRPVGGTTGAQLHHLTQVGLSSRLNGYPAGVRATPGQNGGLGWNHYHGDNFSRTEPEKDAFLECPDYTSSSAFQAPRGGIREPSAPPVHLDSPVVGYLSAPPPLDTSPPNHSSASLIKAIREELLRLSQKQAAVPSYHS from the exons ATGGCAGGTTTAGTCTCCCCTGCGGGTTTGGTGGAGATGCTCAAGACTCTCATGCGTGCCCGTGGCCGGCGTGCACTGTTTCTCGGGATGTTTACAGTGTTGGTGTCGGTGATCGCTGCCGACTCACCCGTTGCAG ATGATCTTCTGTTGGCCACTACAAAGCCGCCCATGGGTGTTTCAGAACATGGTCGAAGTTCAACGGCGTTCAAACCATCAGCCTTACCGGCCTCATATTATTCTGCCTTTGCAAGCCCGGACTCACCTGTTGCCCTGCCATCCATTTCTGAACCAAACCTTGTAGTCAGGGATGCCGACATCAcacattttgcttttgaaaactcCTTCCCAAGAAGTGAAGTCCCTGCAGAAGAACCACATCCTCTTGCCACTCCTTCATTAAGCCCCTCTGAACCTATATCAGAGTCTAGTCCACAATTTGAGGCAGCTACATTTTTCACTGACTGGAAGTTGGCCAAGGCAAAGTCGTCCACGCAatctttccccctctctccaaCTCCTCTGAGATCCAAGCTGAAGCCTCAGGCAAACATATCCATGGCACCCTTAAGCCCCACTACTTTTACAACGCCAACGTCACCTCAGTTCGACCCTAAATCTGATCAAAAACCCATCAGCCTGCAGCAGGGGGGTGCATCCGAGCAAACGGCGGCCATCGTGACCTCATTTCCTGCTCAGCCCCTCGAGCAGCCTGAACTGCCTTTCGCTGACTTTGCGGCAGATGACCCTCATAGTAGAATCCTAGAGGTGAACCGGACGGCCCCCAGCGGCGCCCCCGTCAAGGACAACCAACCAACACGGGACACGAACATGCTACCAAACCCGGATATGATTCTGGCCCCCGGCTACAATGTGCCTTTCATCGACCCCCACCCCACATTGCTTTCATCTGAACCCACTGAGGTCCCTCCAGAGGACTTCTACCCCACCAACTCCATGGAAGTGGACTGGGGATCTGGAGACTATTTGGAGACAATGTCCTTCCTGAATGCCGATGGGGAGGACTACCCCCTGGCCACGAGGGTGCCCTCCGACTCGTACGATCCGGAGGACTATACGGAAAGCTATGACACATCCTTCCCTCCCAGAGTCGGCATTTCCCCTTCGTCTCTGCAACCTCTCGATGCCTCGCGTACTGCCACCCTCACCACGGCCTACAGCGCCATCTTTCCGCTGAAATCCATTGATCCCTCGTCATTGACCTCTGCGATTCACTATACCCTGGACCCTACTCCCAGAGCTAACAGCGAGGTACCCGACGCGTCCGACATAAATTTACCAGATTCTTTCACAATTCAACCGACGGATGTCCTCTTACCTGATATGAACAGCATGGagtattacgtcactcaattgACTATGGAGAAGGACGGTTCCGACCCCGAAGCTGAGCGCAGCAGGAACGTTACCATGGTATCAGTCGGTGCCGCAGACATCGCACCCTCAGGCAGCGTCACGGAAGACACCAACTTAGCGGAGGACGGGTCCTCCAGTGATCTATCGGGGTTCGAGCCTAAAGACGAGTCATCGACAACAGAGGAGAGTCCTCAGCTGATCAACGCCACGCATTCTTTTCTGGATCCATCCATAGTCTCATCCCACTTCTTTGATCCATCTGCTTCAGTTTGGGGGGGTCAAGTGCCCACCACGGAGTGGTCTGTTGGCCTGCTACCCAGTGCCACGCCTTTGCTGCCAGATGATGTCCTGCTGTCCACCTCTCTGACGGATGTCCATTGGTTTGTTACAGAGTCCTTCCCATCAAGCACCACCCCTGTCTTAACTGCAACCGTAGGCCCCCCCGACACTCCCACCGAACTTCCTGCCAACACCACAGCTGGAACGGCAGAATTAACTCCCCAAGAGTCCACCGAACAAACTTTCAATATCACTTCAGTGTCAACTGAGCCCACATCTAACTCTACTTTGGACCCCCCGGTCGTGTTGGGCGATCAGGGGGTGACAGAAGATCAAGTTGACATCCCAGCCACAATGACCTCGATCCCGACTGGCAGCGAAGCTAAGACCCACTCCGCTGTACCCGAAACCACAGCTGCCACCACTACTTCTCATCAAGCCACAACTAGAGCTACTGGCACCACCGAAGCCTCAACTAGTGTCAACGTCACCACCGCCACCAGCGAAAGGAACATGACGACAACAacggcaacaacagcagcaccacgaCCATACCTCTGCCACCCGGAGAGGCCtgcttatttaataaatatta GTTTTCCTTCTGGGGCCACAGTTGGATACGCCAAATCTCAAGTGAGGGACATTCTCAAAGGTGAATTCAACAAGTCTATGGAGCTCCAG gttgtggacCCCCCTCCAAAGTTTGTGTTCCGGGTAGTGTCCGGTCCAGTTGTGTACACGGCTATTTCTGTCGTCAATGCGCTGCGGAAGTCCGGGCGCCGAttcctgtttctctctcccAACTGGACAACGCCAGACCGTAAATATCAAGTCCACACAG TGCTGCAGTTTGTTCCCGGTCACGTAGACGTGCGCTTCTGCAACTTCAGTGAGAGTGTTGAGACAGGTTTGACCATGGCCTTTGCGGAAGTGCGTCGGCGCTCAAAGGAAACGACCAACTTCACCGTACAG GTTCTAAACATCACCATGGCCGCTCCCAAATATCAGGAACGAAGATTGGTGAGGCAACCAGTGGACTTGATCTTCACAGTGCGCGGTTCAAGGGGTTATCTgatggggtcagaggtcagcaatGCTCTGATGAAGCTCACCATGGTGGAATTCAGCTATTACATGGGCTTCCCTGTACTGCAGATTGCAGAGC CTTTCCATTATCCAGAGTTGAACACCAGCCAGCTGCTCCGCTCCTCCTGGGTCAGAACAG TGCTCCTGGGTGTGCTTGACCAGACAGTGGGTGAGAGGACCTTCCAAGCTAACATGGAGCGCCGGGTGGCCATGTTGCTGGGCGAGGCAACGGGATTAATCAGACGCGTCAGGAGAGCCACGCTAATAGGCAACAACAGCATTCAG GTTGTAAGTGCGAGCCGGCTGGTGGGTGAGGACCGTCCCCTGGAGATGGTGTATTTTGTGGAGGCTCCTGGTGGTCAGAGGCTGCCTGCAGCTCAAACAGCCAACCTGCTCAACAGCCTCGACGTTCAAAGGGCTGCCATCGTTTTAGGATATCGTGTCCAGGGCATTTTGGCACAGC ctgtgGAGAAGGTGGCGCCCTCGCCCTCCGACGCCGAGAGCACCAACGCCTGGATCGTCGTCGGAGTCGTGATTCccgtcctcgtcgtcgtcgtcatcctTTCCATCCTGTACTGGAAACTGTGCCGCACGGACAAGCTGGAGTTCCAGCCCGACGCCATGACCTCCATCCAGCAGAGGCAGAAG TTGCAGGCTCCCAGTGTGAAAGGATTTGACTTCGCCAAGCTCCACCTTGGCCAGCACAGTAAGGATGACGTCATGGTGATCCAGGAGCCTGTCCCGTCAGGGCCCGGCCCCCTGTCCCTCAAAGATGGCCTCAGCCCGTCTGAGAACGGGGAGATCCCCACACCCGTGTCCAAAACCTCCACCAAGGCGTCCCGCAGCGGCCGGAGACGAGAAAG GATCTCGCCATCCGACGGGGACTCTGTGGTAAGTGACCGTTCCAGCGAGCGGGAATCGGCTGAGGAGAACCCGAGGGGCCAGGCCACGCCCAGCGACAGCAAGCACAACCGCACGGTCCCCATCAATGTTTTAAACG gtcctcctcctctgaattGCAAAAATGAGCCGCTGTCCTCGGGCTTCATCTTTGAGCATGTTGATCGGATGGCCCGTGCAACGGATGCCAGCAGGAGGCTCCCTAACAAAATCCAGCTGATTGCCATGCAGCCCATGCCTGTCCCACCACTGCACAGCCCGCCCATCAGCGGCAAACTGTCCGACACCAACCAAATCAACAAAGAG ATCCAGGTCGCATTGAGGCACAAGTCCGAGATAGAGCACCATCGTAACAAGATCCGTCTGCGGGCCAAGAGGAAGGGCCACTACGACTTCCCTGCTATGGAGGACTCGACGAGTGGCCTCGGAGACGCAAAGGACCAGGATCGCATCTATCAGAAGGCCCAGATACAGATCGATAAGATCCTGGACCCCGATTCCCAGATGCCCCCCTTCTTCATGGAATCCAAGAAAAG CAGTCGTGGAAGGCGTTCTCCCAAACACAGAATGAAGGAGCAGCTGAATGGAGGCCTAATAGAAGCGGACAAAGACCACCTCATCACTGACGACAGCGATGCTGTTTACAGGAAGTGTCCTGGAGTCAACAACGTGGCCTACATA TCGGACCCCGACCAAGGCCCAGGGTCCCCTCACagaagcccctcccccaccgACGACGTCTTCCTGGGtcccgcttcctctcctccggggcacgcccctcccccgcccccctacaTGACTCCGCAGCCTTCCATTGAGGAGGCGCGGCAGCAGATGCACTCGCTGCTGGACGACGCCTTCGCCCTGGTGTCGCCGACCTCCCAGGGCAGCACGGCCGGGATCACCCTCCCTGGGGTCAACACCAACCCGCCCCTGTGCAGCCCTCCAGGCCGCGGCCCCAGAGCCTGGGGTCTCTCTTACCAAGCTCCGGGTGCTTTCCCCGGG AGGTTCACTGACTTAAGCATGTCCCCGTCTCCTGTCCAAGGCCTGACACCAAG gcAGAGCCGTGGCTCGTGCTACCTGCCGGCAGGAGAAACTGCAGGTCAGTGCGAGCAGCCGCAGCCAGATAGCCTGTACTCCAGCAGGGGCCTCTACGCCGATGAGCTGCCCTCGTCTGCCAGGCCGCGACCAGTGGGCGGAACCACAG gcgCCCAGCTCCACCATCTTACACAGGTGGGGTTGTCCAGCCGTTTGAATGGTTACCCAGCGGGGGTGAGGGCGACCCCTGGGCAGAACGGAGGCCTCGGCTGGAACCACTACCACGGGGACAACTTCTCCAGGACGGAGCCGGAGAAAGATGCA TTCCTGGAGTGTCCTGActacacctcctcctctgccttccaGGCGCCCAGAGGTGGTATCAGGGAGCCTTCCGCGCCCCCCGTCCACCTCGACTCCCCGGTGGTGGGATATCTGTCTGCCCCACCTCCCCTGGATACATCTCCTCCCAACCACTCCTCCGCCTCCCTGATAAAGGCCAtcagggaggagctgctgcgACTCTCCCAGAAACAGGCCGCTGTGCCCAGCTACCACAGCTGA